Sequence from the Candidatus Pantoea soli genome:
TCCCACGTTCCGCGCTGGCGAATGGCTGCACTGTTGCTCCATCGCGCTGCTGCAGGAGCCCTCGCGTTCTGCCACGCTGACAGCGATGCAACGCATGCAGGATGCGGGCGGCTTTGTGAGTTTTGATCCCAATATCCGCCTCGATCTCTGGCAGGACCAGGCCATGCTGCGAAACTGCCTGCATCAGGCGTTACAGCTTGCTGATGTGGTGAAGTTGTCTGAAGAGGAACTGGTGTTTCTGAGCGGGGGCGAAGAGCGGGACGCGGCCATTACACAGCTTGCCACACGCTTTGGAATCCGGCTTTTGCTGGTTACGCAGGGCAGTGCGGGTGTGCTCGCCTGGCACCAGCAAACGCTGACGCATCACCCGGCAAAGCCGGTGGTGAGTGTGGATACCACCGGTGCCGGGGATGCGTTTGTCGCCGGATTGCTTTGGGGACTGGCGCAGCAGGGCCTGCCCGCCGATGCCGCACAGCTGGCGGCACGCCTGCAGTGCGCCCAGGCATGCGGCGCGCTGGCAACCACGGCGAAAGGCGCCATGACCGCGCTGCCGGACTATCAGCAACTGCAGCGTCAGCTGCGTTCATAACCCTTTCTTGCCCTGTTTTGCGACATACCTCACATCAACTAAATCGGTTTAGCTAAATCCGTTGCGCTTTCAAAATTGGCACCACTAAGATGCAGCACCTAAACCGGTTTAGCAAAATTACAAACAGTTGATGATAGCCTGACCTCAGGGAAGCAAAACAGTGAAAAAAACGCTTATCGCTCTTACCGTCAGTACCTTCGCATGCGCCGGCCCGGCCTGGGCCGCCACCGATATGCAGGAGATCGAAGCCCGGCTGGCCGCCATGGAGAAACGTCTGGCCGCTGCGGAACAGCGCGCCAGTGACGCTGAATTCCGCGCCCGGGCGGCTGAAAACCAGGCACAGAAGCTGGCTGCTGCGCAGCAGCAGCCCGTCGCCACCGCGCAACCCGCGCCATCCACGTCATCCGTTCAGGCGACGCAACCGGTCCAGGTGGCGGCGGCCAGCACGCCGGCCAGTTCCCGTCAGGATAGCGAAGGCTTTGAGTTTCATGGCTACGCCCGCTCCGGGCTGCTGATGAACAGCTCCGCCGCCAAAACGCAGGGCGGTCCGACAGTCACTCCCGCCGGTGAGACCGGGGGGCACGTGGGGCGTCTGGGCAATGAGCCGGATACCTACGTTGAGCTGAACCTCGAACACAAACAAACCCTTGCCAGCGGTGCCACCACCCGTTTCAAAGCGATGCTCGCTGATGGCCAGCGCACCTACAATGACTGGACGGCGGCCAGCAGCGATCTCAACCTGCGGCAGGCTTTTGTTGAGCTGGGGCAGCTGCCCACCTTTACCGGTGCATTCAAAGACAGCACCGTCTGGGCCGGTAAACGCTTCGATCGCGATAACTTTGATATCCACTGGATTGATTCCGATGTGGTGTTCCTCGCCGGTACCGGCGCGGGCATCTACGACATGAAGTGGGGTGAAACAGCGCGCAGCAACCTGTCGCTCTATGGCCGCACCTTCGGCGACATCGAAAACAACGAGAACACCGCACAAAACTACATCCTGACGCTGAACAACTTTGCCGGTCCGCTGCAGCTGATGATCAGCGGCATGCGCGCTAAAGATAACGATCAGCGCACGGATGTCGAAGGCCGGCGGGTGAAAAGCGACGCTGCCAATGACGGCGTCCATGCGCTGGTCGGCCTGCACAATGACAGTTTCTACGGCCTGGGCGAAGGGTCGGCCAAGACGGCGCTGCTTTACGGTCATGGCCTGGGCGCGGAAGTGAAAACGGTGGGCGCTGATGGTGCATTGCTGCCGCAGGCAGAGACCTGGCGTCTGGCCAGCTATGGCATCACGCCACTGGGCGAGGGCTGGCATATGGCGCCTGCGGTGCTGGCGCAAAGCAGTCAGGATCGCTATGTCAAAGGCGACAGCTATGAATGGGCCACGGCTAACCTGCGCCTGATCCAGGCCTTCACAGAGAATTTTGAAATGCAGTATGAAGGCTCTTATCAGTATATGGATCTGCGTCCGAAAGGTTACAACAACCGCAACGCCGTCAGCGGCAGCTTCTATAAGCTCACCGTCGCGCCAACGCTGAAAGCCAGCGATGTGGGCGACTTCCTTAAGCGCCCGGAAATTCGCCTGTTTGCCAGCTGGATGGACTGGGATCACCGACTGGATAACTATGCCAGCGATGATGCTTTTGGCAGCAGCGGGTTCACCGCCGGCGGCGAGTGGAACTTTGGCGTGCAGATGGAAACCTGGTTCTGATGATGTGGCCCCGGTACGGGGCCCTGTTCCCTTTGGTCAGCATAAAAACGAGAAACTGAGGTCATTATGGATGTTGTGAATATCTCCCGCACGCTGCTGCCGTTGCTGGGAGGCCGGGAAAATATTGCCAGCGCGGCGCACTGCGCTACCCGTCTGCGCCTGGTGCTGGTGGATGATGCCAAAGCGGACACCGCCGCAATTGGCAAACTGGAAGGGGTAAAAGGTTGCTTCCGCAATGCCGGTCAGTTACAGGTAATTTTTGGCACCGGCGTAGTGAATAAAGTTTACGCCGCGTTTATCCGTGAAGCGGGCATCAGCGAAAGCAGCAAATCAGAAGCCGCCGACATGGCAGCGCGTAAACTCAACCCTTTTCAGCGCATCGCGCGCCTGCTGTCGAACATTTTCGTACCGATTATCCCGGCCATTGTCGCTTCCGGCCTGCTGATGGGCCTGCTGGGCATGGTCAAAACCTACGGCTGGGTCAACCCTGATAACGCCCTGTATATCATGCTGGATATGTGCAGTTCGGCGGCCTTTATCATTCTGCCGATTCTGATTGGCTTTACGGCAGCGCGTGAATTTGGCGGGAATCCGTTTCTGGGGGCGACGCTTGGTGGCATTCTCACCCACCCGGCGCTGACCAATGCCTGGGGCGTGGCCGCCGGTTTCCACACCATGAACTTCTTCGGCATTGAAGTCGCGATGATCGGCTATCAGGGCACGGTCTTCCCGGTGCTGCTGGCGGTGTGGTTTATGAGCGTGCTGGAAAAACAACTGCGCAGAGTCATTCCCGATGCGCTGGATCTGATCCTGACGCCGTTCCTGACGGTGATTATCTCGGGCTTTGTGGCGCTGCTGCTGATTGGCCCGGCGGGGCGCATGCTGGGTGACGGTATTTCTTTTGTTCTCAGTACGCTGATTGCCCATGCGGGCTGGCTGGCTGGCCTGCTGTTTGGCGGCCTCTATTCAGTGATTGTCATTACCGGGGTGCACCACAGCTTTCACGCGATCGAAGCCGGATTGCTGGGGAATCCGTCTATCGGGGTGAATTTCCTGCTGCCGATTTGGGCCATGGCCAACGTGGCGCAGGGCGGCGCCTGTCTGGCGGTGTGGTTTAAAACCAAAGACGCAAAAATCAAAGCGATTTCGCTGCCGTCCGGGTTTTCCGCTTTGCTGGGTATCACCGAAGCGGCCATTTTCGGTATTAACCTGCGCTTTATGAAGCCCTTTATCGCCGGGCTGGCCGGTGGCGCAGTGGGCGGAGCCTGGGTGGTATCGATGCATGTGAATATGACGGCCGTCGGACTGACCGGCATTCCCGGGATGGCGATCGTTCAGGCCAGTTCACTGCTTAACTATGCCATCGGCATGGTGATCGCTTTCAGCGTAGCGTTTATGCTCTCTTACCTGCTTAAATACAAAACGGACGCAGAATAATGGCTTCTTCAACACGGTTAGCCGCCATGCTTCAGGCGGTGATGCGCGGTCAGCCAGCCGCTCTCAGTGACCCGCACTATCCGGGCTGGCACCTTGCGCCGGTAACCGGATTACTTAACGATCCCAACGGCTTTATCCAGTTTGCCGGGCGCTTTCATCTGTTTTACCAGTGGAATGCGCTGGGCTGTGAGCATAAACACAAGTGCTGGGGCCACTGGAGTTCAGCCGATCTGCTGCACTGGCAGCACGAGCCGGTAGCGCTGATGCCGGATGAAGAGTATGACCGCAGCGGCTGTTACTCCGGCAGCGCCGTGGATAACCAGGGTACGCTGACGCTGATCTACACCGGTAATGTCAAATATGACGACGGCTCACGTACCGCGTGGCAGTGTCTGGCGGTGCAAAACGCGGCGGGCGGTTTTGACAAACTGGGGCCGGTGATTGCGCTGCCACAGGGCTACACCGGCCACGTGCGCGATCCGAAAGTGTGGCAGCATGACGGGCGGTGGTACATGGTGCTGGGCGCACAGGACCAGCGCCACCAGGGCAAAGTGCTGCTGCTGCGTTCGGCGGATTTACATCACTGGGAATCCCTCGGAGAAATTGCCGGCAGCGGGCTGAACGGCCTGGGCGATGCCGGCTACATGTGGGAATGTCCCGACATGTTTACGCTCGGTGATACCACGTTTCTGATTTGCTGTCCGCAGGGTATCCGGCGTGAAGCGCAGCGTTACCTCAACGCCCATCCCAGCGCCTGGCTGGCGGGCGACCTCGATTATGACGCCGCACGCTTTACGCATGGCGCCTTCCACGAACTGGATGCCGGGTTTGAATTTTATGCCCCGCAGACCACGCTGACCGCTGACGGACGCCGCCTGCTGATTGGCTGGATGGGCGTGCCGGATGGCGAAGAGATGCGCCAGCCCACCGTGGCCCAGGGCTGGATCCATCAGATGACCTGCGTGCGGGAACTGGGCACGCGCGACGGCCGTCTGCTGCAGCGCCCGGCCACTGAACTGCAGGCACTGCGGGGTGCAGAGCAGCACTATGAGGGGCGCGCCGATCGGGCTCCCGCCCTTGCTGCGGAGCGTCTGGAACTGCTGCTGACCGGGCAGGGTGGCGTCACGCTGGACTTTGCGCAGACGCTGCTGCTGACATGGCATGCGGAAGGGCTGCAGCTGAAAAGGCGCAGCCTGGAAAGCGGCGAATGGGAGAGCCGCTACTGGCGCGGCGCGGTCAGCCAGCTGCAGATCCTGTGCGATCACTCCAGCGTGGAAATCTTCATTAATGAAGGCGAAGGCGTGATGAGCAGCCGTTACTTCCCGGCGCATCCGGCACAATTAACCCTGATCGGGGACGCAGAAGTGCACGCCCGCTACTGGCCGTTGCGGCGCTGCATGGTAGAATAAGTCATTGTTTCCTTAACTGATGCATTGACGTGAGAAAAACCAGACGCGTTACCATCGCCGATATCGCCGCGCTGGCGGGCGTATCCAAGGCCACCGCCAGCCTGGTGCTGAACGGCCGGGGCAAAGAGCTGCGCGTGGCGAAAGAGACGCGTGAACGGGTGCTGACGCTGGCGCGTGAACATCACTATCAGGCGAGCATTCATGCGCGCCTGCTGCGTGACAACCGCAGCCACACGCTGGGGCTGGTGGTGCCGGAAATCACCAACCACGGCTTTGCGGTCTTTTCTCATGCGCTGGAAAACCTCTGCCGCGAAGCCGGGCTGCAACTGCTGATCTCCTGCACGGATGAAAACGCCGGGCAGGAGCGGGTGGTGGTAGATAACCTGGTGGCGCGTCAGGTGGACGGACTGATTGTGGCATCAAGCATGCTCAGCGACACCGATTACGTCAGGCTCAGTGAACAGCTGCCGGTAGTGCTGTTTGACCGTTACATGAGTGAGACGCAGCTGCCGCTGGTTATGACGGATTCGGTTACGCCGACCGCAGAACTGGTGGAAAGACTGGCGCGGGCGAATCCGGAAGAAATCTATTTTCTCGGCGGCCAGCCACGGCTGTCACCGACGCGCGATCGCCTCGCCGGCTTTATGCAGGGGCTGGCGCGGGCGGGCGTCACGCCGCGTCCCGAATGGATTATCCACGGTAACTATCACCCCAGCAGCGGGTATGAAATGTTTGCCGCGCTGTGCGCGCGGCTGGGCCGGCCGCCGCAGGCCATTTTCACCGCCGCCTGCGGTCTGATGGAGGGCGTGCTGCGCTACATGAGCCAGCACCATCTGCTGAACAGTCAGGTGCGCGTCGCCAGCTTTGACGACCACTATCTGTATGATTCACTTTCCATTGCCATCGACACCGTCGAGCAGGATGTGCCGCGCTTGGCGCAGGAGTGCTTTACGCTGCTGACAGCGCTGATCGGCGGCGATGAGCCTGCCAGTCTGCAAAGCATCCTGCCCGCCACCCTGCGCCTGCGCTCCCCGGCAGGTGCCTGAACGCTTTACGCCGTCGATTTACACGCAGAGCGCAAACCGGGCTGCGGCATGCGGCCCGGGTTCCGCGTCGCTATTCTTCCTTTTCCAGTGCGTAAAATGCCTCACACCAGCTTTTCCGGGCTCCGAGGCTGACAGAAAGCTTCATGGCGGTCGCCTTCATGCGTTGGCCGGTTCCCTCTTCCCGGCGCGCGCGCGTCAGGCGGGAGGTGGGGCCGGTCAGCGCCAGCGCTGCCGCCAGCTTTTCACCGCTGCTGAACACCGGCAGGGCAAAGGCCGCGATATGCGGATCGCGCACGCCAGCGGAATAGAGCGGCAAGGTGGTATCGCTGCTCTCCAGCGCCTCATTCATGCCCCAGTGACGCAGCACCTGACCGATGGCCGAACCGTCCAGCGGCAGGGATGTACCCGGCAGACGCGTTTCACGCAGCCCTTCTGACGCCTCCGCGCGGAACAGACACAGCCGCTGCCCGTTCTCAATCACGTACCAGGATGCGCTCTCGCGCGTTGCGGCGGCCAGCGCGTGCAGCTCCGGCTGGACAATCGAAGCCAGATGAAAAGATTGTTCATACAGTTTGCCGAGGTAAAGCAGACGGGGACCCAGCGAATAGACGCCGTTGTCGCGCCGGATAACGTAATTCATCCGTTCCAGCGAATTCATCAGCCGGTAAACCGTAGTCTTGTGGTAGCCGGAGAGCTGGGCCAGTTCTGTCAGGGTCAGCGCTTCTTCACCCGGGGTGAAGCAATCCAATAGCGCCAGTGCTTTTTCTACGGCAATTACACCTTCATTTCCCATTACAGCCTCTCCTTATTTCGGTCGGCTGAGAGTTTACACTGCAAACTGTGATTCACCTCGTATTTACATCACAAATGCGGCGTTAGCGCTGGCAGAACCCAAAATGTCACCGATATAGTTGTTGTACTTTATACAACATGGTTTTACAGAGTAAAACTAACGAGGTGGCACTATGTCTGCACAATTTACCCCCCTGATTAACCGCCATATCCAGCGCATTGCCGCAGAAGAGGTCAGGCGCGCCGCCGAATTTCAGGCGGCGATACTGGCCGATGTTGCCGGCCGTCGCGGTACGCTGCACGGCCGCGTCAGGCCGCTGGCCGCGCACATGAAGGTCGCGGGGCCCGCGGTAACGGTTGAAGTCCGTCCGGGAGATAACCTCGCGATTCATGCTGCGCTGGCCATCGCACAACCTGGCGATGTGATCGTGGTGGATGGGAAAGGGGATATCAGCTGTGCGCTGATCGGCGAAATTATGTCAACGCAGGCGGCGGCATCCGGCATTGCCGGCATCATCATCGATGGCGCGGTACGCGATGCTGACGCGCTGACCGCCGGAAACTTCCCGGTTTTTGCCTCCGGTCTGAACCCCTGTGGT
This genomic interval carries:
- a CDS encoding substrate-binding domain-containing protein, with the translated sequence MRKTRRVTIADIAALAGVSKATASLVLNGRGKELRVAKETRERVLTLAREHHYQASIHARLLRDNRSHTLGLVVPEITNHGFAVFSHALENLCREAGLQLLISCTDENAGQERVVVDNLVARQVDGLIVASSMLSDTDYVRLSEQLPVVLFDRYMSETQLPLVMTDSVTPTAELVERLARANPEEIYFLGGQPRLSPTRDRLAGFMQGLARAGVTPRPEWIIHGNYHPSSGYEMFAALCARLGRPPQAIFTAACGLMEGVLRYMSQHHLLNSQVRVASFDDHYLYDSLSIAIDTVEQDVPRLAQECFTLLTALIGGDEPASLQSILPATLRLRSPAGA
- a CDS encoding sucrose-6-phosphate hydrolase, which encodes MASSTRLAAMLQAVMRGQPAALSDPHYPGWHLAPVTGLLNDPNGFIQFAGRFHLFYQWNALGCEHKHKCWGHWSSADLLHWQHEPVALMPDEEYDRSGCYSGSAVDNQGTLTLIYTGNVKYDDGSRTAWQCLAVQNAAGGFDKLGPVIALPQGYTGHVRDPKVWQHDGRWYMVLGAQDQRHQGKVLLLRSADLHHWESLGEIAGSGLNGLGDAGYMWECPDMFTLGDTTFLICCPQGIRREAQRYLNAHPSAWLAGDLDYDAARFTHGAFHELDAGFEFYAPQTTLTADGRRLLIGWMGVPDGEEMRQPTVAQGWIHQMTCVRELGTRDGRLLQRPATELQALRGAEQHYEGRADRAPALAAERLELLLTGQGGVTLDFAQTLLLTWHAEGLQLKRRSLESGEWESRYWRGAVSQLQILCDHSSVEIFINEGEGVMSSRYFPAHPAQLTLIGDAEVHARYWPLRRCMVE
- a CDS encoding aminoimidazole riboside kinase, with protein sequence MQRVWCLGDAVVDLLPEEDGRLLQCPGGAPANVAAGIARLGGNSGFIGRVGADPFGHFLRDTLRREQVDVTCMQSDAAQRTSTVVVALDEQGERTFTFMVRQSADLFLQTDDLPTFRAGEWLHCCSIALLQEPSRSATLTAMQRMQDAGGFVSFDPNIRLDLWQDQAMLRNCLHQALQLADVVKLSEEELVFLSGGEERDAAITQLATRFGIRLLLVTQGSAGVLAWHQQTLTHHPAKPVVSVDTTGAGDAFVAGLLWGLAQQGLPADAAQLAARLQCAQACGALATTAKGAMTALPDYQQLQRQLRS
- a CDS encoding sucrose-specific PTS transporter subunit IIBC, giving the protein MDVVNISRTLLPLLGGRENIASAAHCATRLRLVLVDDAKADTAAIGKLEGVKGCFRNAGQLQVIFGTGVVNKVYAAFIREAGISESSKSEAADMAARKLNPFQRIARLLSNIFVPIIPAIVASGLLMGLLGMVKTYGWVNPDNALYIMLDMCSSAAFIILPILIGFTAAREFGGNPFLGATLGGILTHPALTNAWGVAAGFHTMNFFGIEVAMIGYQGTVFPVLLAVWFMSVLEKQLRRVIPDALDLILTPFLTVIISGFVALLLIGPAGRMLGDGISFVLSTLIAHAGWLAGLLFGGLYSVIVITGVHHSFHAIEAGLLGNPSIGVNFLLPIWAMANVAQGGACLAVWFKTKDAKIKAISLPSGFSALLGITEAAIFGINLRFMKPFIAGLAGGAVGGAWVVSMHVNMTAVGLTGIPGMAIVQASSLLNYAIGMVIAFSVAFMLSYLLKYKTDAE
- a CDS encoding carbohydrate porin: MQEIEARLAAMEKRLAAAEQRASDAEFRARAAENQAQKLAAAQQQPVATAQPAPSTSSVQATQPVQVAAASTPASSRQDSEGFEFHGYARSGLLMNSSAAKTQGGPTVTPAGETGGHVGRLGNEPDTYVELNLEHKQTLASGATTRFKAMLADGQRTYNDWTAASSDLNLRQAFVELGQLPTFTGAFKDSTVWAGKRFDRDNFDIHWIDSDVVFLAGTGAGIYDMKWGETARSNLSLYGRTFGDIENNENTAQNYILTLNNFAGPLQLMISGMRAKDNDQRTDVEGRRVKSDAANDGVHALVGLHNDSFYGLGEGSAKTALLYGHGLGAEVKTVGADGALLPQAETWRLASYGITPLGEGWHMAPAVLAQSSQDRYVKGDSYEWATANLRLIQAFTENFEMQYEGSYQYMDLRPKGYNNRNAVSGSFYKLTVAPTLKASDVGDFLKRPEIRLFASWMDWDHRLDNYASDDAFGSSGFTAGGEWNFGVQMETWF
- a CDS encoding IclR family transcriptional regulator, which produces MGNEGVIAVEKALALLDCFTPGEEALTLTELAQLSGYHKTTVYRLMNSLERMNYVIRRDNGVYSLGPRLLYLGKLYEQSFHLASIVQPELHALAAATRESASWYVIENGQRLCLFRAEASEGLRETRLPGTSLPLDGSAIGQVLRHWGMNEALESSDTTLPLYSAGVRDPHIAAFALPVFSSGEKLAAALALTGPTSRLTRARREEGTGQRMKATAMKLSVSLGARKSWCEAFYALEKEE
- a CDS encoding RraA family protein; the protein is MSAQFTPLINRHIQRIAAEEVRRAAEFQAAILADVAGRRGTLHGRVRPLAAHMKVAGPAVTVEVRPGDNLAIHAALAIAQPGDVIVVDGKGDISCALIGEIMSTQAAASGIAGIIIDGAVRDADALTAGNFPVFASGLNPCGPTKSIAGRVNAPISVAGAAVSPGDLIVGDADGVVVLPREEVVQLLELAARKLDTETRRIAAIRAGDIRAPWLEGALRAAGMLAEGETL